In the genome of Sphingomonas japonica, one region contains:
- a CDS encoding acetyl-CoA C-acyltransferase, producing the protein MTTDPVLILSYARTPMGSFQGSLSGAKATDLGAAAVRAAVERAGVAGEDVARCYMGCVLPAGLGQAPARQAARLGGLPDHVEAVTVNKMCGSGMMAAMMAADAIAAGSADIVVAGGMESMSNAPYLLQKHRAGARIGHDTAYDHMMLDGLEDAYEPGRAMGTFAEDSARDYQFTRQAQDAYAIESLTRAQTAQTSGWFDREITGVEVKTRKGTDTVLLDEQPAKGDVAKIPTLRAAFAKEGTITAANASSISDGAAALVLARAGFADAKGLAPIARIVGHTAHARAPKDFTTAPVGAIEKLLAKTGWSVDDVDLFEINEAFACVTMIAMHDLDIPHAKVNIHGGATAMGHPIGASGARILATLLSALERTGGKRGVASLCIGGGEATAMAVELV; encoded by the coding sequence ATGACTACCGACCCCGTTCTCATCCTGTCCTACGCTCGCACCCCGATGGGCAGTTTCCAGGGCAGCCTGTCCGGCGCGAAGGCGACCGATCTCGGTGCCGCCGCCGTCCGCGCGGCGGTCGAGCGCGCCGGCGTGGCGGGCGAGGATGTCGCGCGCTGTTATATGGGCTGCGTGCTTCCGGCCGGGCTGGGACAGGCGCCGGCGCGGCAGGCGGCGCGGCTGGGCGGACTGCCCGACCATGTCGAGGCGGTGACCGTCAACAAGATGTGCGGATCCGGCATGATGGCGGCGATGATGGCTGCCGACGCGATCGCCGCCGGCTCGGCCGATATCGTCGTCGCGGGCGGCATGGAAAGCATGTCGAACGCGCCGTATCTGTTGCAGAAGCACCGTGCGGGCGCGCGGATCGGACACGACACCGCGTACGACCACATGATGCTCGACGGACTTGAGGATGCGTACGAACCCGGCCGGGCGATGGGGACGTTCGCGGAGGACTCGGCACGCGACTATCAGTTCACACGGCAAGCTCAGGACGCCTATGCGATCGAATCGCTGACCCGCGCGCAGACCGCGCAGACATCGGGCTGGTTCGACCGCGAGATCACCGGCGTCGAGGTCAAAACGCGCAAGGGCACCGACACCGTGCTGCTCGACGAACAGCCTGCCAAGGGCGACGTCGCCAAGATCCCGACGCTGCGCGCGGCGTTCGCCAAGGAAGGCACGATCACCGCCGCCAACGCCTCGTCGATCTCCGACGGCGCGGCGGCGCTGGTGCTGGCGCGCGCGGGCTTTGCCGATGCCAAGGGGCTGGCCCCGATCGCGCGGATCGTCGGCCATACCGCGCACGCCCGCGCGCCGAAGGATTTCACCACCGCCCCTGTCGGCGCGATCGAGAAGTTGCTCGCAAAGACCGGTTGGAGCGTCGACGACGTCGACCTGTTCGAGATCAACGAGGCGTTCGCGTGCGTGACGATGATCGCGATGCACGACCTCGATATCCCGCATGCCAAGGTCAACATCCACGGCGGAGCCACCGCGATGGGACACCCGATCGGCGCGTCGGGCGCGCGCATCCTCGCGACCTTGCTGTCCGCGCTGGAGCGGACCGGCGGCAAGCGTGGCGTCGCGTCGCTGTGCATCGGCGGCGGCGAGGCGACGGCGATGGCTGTGGAACTGGTGTGA
- a CDS encoding acyl-CoA carboxylase subunit beta encodes MSSTIEELERRRAAARVGGGQKRIDAQHAKGKLTARERLDVLLDQGSFEELDMYVEHNCVDFGMEEQIIPGDGVVTGSGTINGRLVFVFSQDFTVFGGSLSERHAAKICKIMDMAMKVGAPVIGLNDSGGARIQEGVASLGGYAEVFQRNVLASGVVPQLSLIMGPCAGGAVYSPAMTDFIFMVKDSSYMFVTGPDVVKTVTNEIVTQEELGGAVTHTTKSGVADLALDNDIEALLAARDFVDFLPASNRVDPPVRPSDDAWDRVEDSLDTLIPPSANQPYDMHELIAKVVDEGDFFELQPAHAGNMLIGFGRIEGRTVGIVANQPMVLAGVLDINSSKKAARFVRFCDAFDIPIVTFVDVPGFLPGVGQEHSGIIKHGAKLLFAYGEATVPKITVITRKAYGGAYDVMASKHLRGDLNYAWPTAEIAVMGAKGATEIIFRGKTPEEIAERAAEYEARFANPFVAASKGFIDEVIQPHSTRRRVALGLRKLRGKQLENPWKKHDNIPL; translated from the coding sequence TTGTCGTCGACGATCGAGGAACTGGAACGCCGCCGCGCGGCCGCGCGAGTGGGCGGCGGGCAGAAGCGTATCGATGCGCAGCATGCCAAGGGCAAGCTGACCGCACGCGAACGGCTCGACGTCCTGCTCGACCAGGGTTCGTTCGAGGAACTCGACATGTATGTCGAGCATAATTGCGTCGATTTCGGGATGGAGGAACAGATCATCCCCGGCGACGGCGTCGTCACCGGATCGGGCACGATCAATGGCCGCCTCGTCTTCGTGTTCAGCCAGGACTTCACCGTGTTCGGCGGATCGCTGTCCGAACGCCACGCTGCCAAGATCTGCAAGATCATGGACATGGCGATGAAGGTCGGTGCCCCCGTCATCGGCCTCAACGACAGCGGCGGCGCGCGCATCCAGGAGGGTGTCGCGTCGCTCGGCGGCTATGCCGAGGTGTTCCAGCGCAACGTGCTCGCGTCCGGCGTCGTCCCGCAGCTCAGCCTCATCATGGGGCCGTGTGCGGGCGGCGCGGTCTATTCTCCCGCGATGACCGACTTCATCTTCATGGTGAAGGATTCGTCGTACATGTTCGTCACCGGCCCGGATGTAGTGAAGACCGTTACCAACGAGATCGTCACGCAGGAGGAACTGGGTGGAGCGGTGACGCATACCACGAAGTCGGGGGTCGCCGATCTGGCCCTGGACAATGATATCGAGGCGCTGCTCGCAGCCCGCGACTTCGTGGACTTCCTTCCCGCCTCGAACCGGGTGGACCCGCCGGTGCGACCGAGCGACGATGCGTGGGATCGCGTGGAGGACAGCCTAGACACGCTGATTCCGCCCAGTGCCAACCAGCCCTACGACATGCACGAACTGATCGCGAAGGTCGTCGACGAGGGCGATTTCTTCGAACTGCAACCCGCGCACGCCGGCAACATGCTGATCGGCTTTGGCCGGATCGAAGGGCGGACGGTCGGCATCGTCGCCAACCAGCCGATGGTGCTGGCCGGCGTACTCGACATCAACTCGTCGAAGAAAGCCGCGCGGTTCGTGCGCTTCTGCGACGCGTTTGACATTCCGATCGTCACCTTCGTCGACGTGCCGGGTTTCCTGCCCGGGGTAGGGCAGGAGCATTCGGGGATCATCAAGCACGGCGCAAAGCTGCTGTTCGCGTACGGCGAGGCGACCGTGCCCAAGATCACCGTCATCACGCGCAAGGCCTATGGCGGCGCATACGACGTGATGGCGTCGAAGCATCTGCGCGGCGACCTCAACTATGCCTGGCCGACCGCCGAGATCGCGGTGATGGGTGCCAAGGGCGCGACCGAGATCATCTTTCGCGGGAAGACGCCGGAGGAGATTGCCGAGCGCGCAGCCGAATATGAGGCACGCTTCGCCAATCCGTTCGTCGCGGCGAGCAAGGGCTTCATCGACGAGGTGATCCAGCCGCACTCTACCCGGCGGCGCGTGGCGCTGGGGCTACGGAAATTGCGCGGGAAGCAGTTGGAGAACCCGTGGAAGAAGCATGATAACATTCCGCTGTGA